Proteins co-encoded in one Flavobacteriaceae bacterium MAR_2009_75 genomic window:
- a CDS encoding SOS response associated peptidase (SRAP): protein MCYSTRIVDKAKKLEDHYKIQSIRGDLETGKELTYNHAHGFTHPLMWIIPQEKNKNMIPIMWGLIPHYKSGVDPAEYYKETIRYGSGLNAKSEKLFESNNYKKSALTRRCIIPVNGFYEPHTAKKNGKDFKIPFYFEPENGPFFNLAGIYAVTPDKMVTFTILTKEASPMFAKIHNKKNRRPVILQDEDIDVWLSDNLTEKDVHSVINDDLKDNEINAYPISKDLYKRGEGDRPDINKKVDYQELTIEY from the coding sequence ATGTGTTATTCAACTAGAATAGTGGACAAGGCCAAAAAACTAGAGGATCACTATAAGATACAATCTATCAGAGGCGATCTTGAGACCGGCAAAGAACTGACTTATAATCACGCTCACGGATTTACACATCCTTTAATGTGGATTATACCCCAGGAGAAAAATAAAAACATGATACCAATCATGTGGGGCCTTATACCACACTATAAAAGTGGTGTAGATCCGGCAGAGTATTATAAAGAAACAATCCGCTATGGGTCCGGGCTCAATGCTAAATCAGAAAAACTATTTGAGTCCAACAATTATAAGAAAAGCGCATTAACTAGGCGTTGCATAATTCCCGTCAATGGGTTTTATGAACCCCACACAGCCAAGAAGAACGGGAAGGATTTTAAAATCCCGTTTTACTTTGAACCTGAAAATGGGCCATTTTTCAATTTGGCAGGGATTTATGCTGTCACCCCTGACAAAATGGTAACGTTTACAATCCTAACAAAAGAAGCCTCTCCAATGTTCGCTAAAATTCACAATAAAAAGAATAGACGGCCCGTAATTCTCCAGGACGAAGACATTGATGTTTGGCTCTCCGACAATCTCACAGAGAAGGATGTTCACAGCGTCATAAATGATGATTTGAAAGATAATGAGATAAATGCCTATCCTATCAGTAAAGACCTTTATAAAAGAGGTGAGGGAGACAGACCGGATATTAACAAAAAAGTGGATTACCAAGAGCTAACAATAGAATACTAA
- a CDS encoding dihydrofolate synthase/folylpolyglutamate synthase (manually curated), producing MTYKETLDWMFKQLPMYQQQGAKAYKAKLDGIVKFTDHLDNPHKKFKSIHVAGTNGKGSSSHMLASILQEAGYKVGLYTSPHLKDFRERIRINGRPVPEHFVVSFIQDNHAFFDENHLSFFEMTVGMAFAYFSGESVDIAIVEVGLGGRLDSTNIITPEVSLITNIGMDHTDMLGDTLEKIAYEKGGIIKENVPVVISEYQKEIASVFESIAGEKNAPLVFADQKKIEEYQTSLLGAYQNTNIKGVVTTILSLKGFDVEENHIQSGLNKVVENTGLMGRWQQLRTEPQVICDTAHNKEGLSLVIEQILKQDYQSLHIVLGFVKGKNLDDILPLFPKEATYYFCKPNLERGLDAQVLKEAAEGFELKGKSFFSVFEAYHSALDNSKPIDFVFVGGSNFTVAEIL from the coding sequence GTGACCTATAAGGAAACTTTAGATTGGATGTTTAAACAGCTTCCAATGTATCAACAACAAGGTGCCAAGGCATATAAAGCCAAATTAGATGGCATAGTTAAATTCACCGACCATCTAGACAATCCGCATAAAAAATTTAAGAGTATTCATGTAGCTGGTACCAACGGAAAGGGTTCTAGCAGTCATATGCTGGCTTCTATTCTTCAAGAGGCGGGTTATAAGGTGGGACTCTATACCTCACCTCATTTAAAAGACTTTCGTGAGCGTATTAGAATTAACGGTCGACCTGTACCTGAACATTTTGTGGTTAGTTTTATTCAAGACAATCATGCCTTTTTCGATGAAAATCATCTGTCTTTTTTTGAAATGACCGTAGGAATGGCTTTTGCGTATTTTTCAGGTGAGAGTGTTGATATTGCAATTGTAGAAGTTGGGTTGGGCGGTCGCTTAGATTCTACGAACATTATAACCCCTGAAGTATCACTGATTACGAACATCGGCATGGACCATACTGATATGCTTGGTGACACTCTTGAGAAGATTGCTTATGAAAAAGGCGGAATTATTAAGGAAAATGTTCCTGTTGTTATTAGTGAATATCAGAAAGAGATAGCATCCGTTTTTGAATCTATAGCGGGGGAGAAGAATGCTCCGTTAGTATTTGCAGACCAAAAGAAGATTGAAGAATATCAAACCTCTCTTTTAGGGGCTTACCAAAATACGAATATTAAGGGTGTCGTAACCACGATATTGAGCTTGAAAGGCTTCGATGTTGAAGAAAACCACATACAATCAGGTTTGAACAAGGTTGTGGAGAATACTGGCTTAATGGGGAGGTGGCAACAATTACGGACTGAGCCACAGGTTATTTGCGATACTGCACACAACAAAGAGGGTTTGTCTTTGGTGATAGAGCAAATACTTAAACAGGATTATCAAAGCTTACATATCGTTTTAGGGTTCGTCAAGGGGAAAAACTTAGATGATATTCTGCCATTGTTCCCTAAAGAAGCTACATATTACTTTTGTAAACCTAATTTAGAACGGGGCCTAGATGCTCAGGTTTTAAAAGAAGCAGCAGAAGGATTTGAGTTAAAGGGAAAATCTTTTTTTTCAGTGTTTGAAGCGTATCATTCAGCCTTGGATAATTCTAAACCTATTGATTTTGTGTTCGTTGGAGGAAGCAATTTTACAGTAGCGGAAATCCTTTAA
- a CDS encoding outer membrane transport energization protein TonB gives MSFLDTRHKKKSFTLTTFLLSVLLLVLFYIGLTYMDPPEENGISVNFGTTDFGSGNVQPKEKIRSEPLDTPPVEPTEQEEVVEEEVVEEVAEEVPEQEVAEVAPAEKVLTQENEESIKIKKAQEAKRKAEEAERIAKKKAQDAEERKKAEAERIAREKKQAQEKARKEQEAKKKKLDELIGGISKSDGNASGSEGDDNRAGDKGQPDGDPYATSYYGSPGSGSGTGGYGLNGRSLVSKGQVKQDCNEEGRVVVKIIVDRNGNVVSATPGVKGTTSNSPCLLDPAKKTAFKHKWNLDSNAPSQQVGFVVVNFKLGE, from the coding sequence ATGTCATTTTTAGACACGAGACACAAGAAAAAATCTTTCACACTTACAACTTTTCTGCTAAGTGTGCTTCTCCTTGTATTATTCTATATAGGGCTTACCTACATGGATCCGCCCGAAGAGAATGGTATCTCCGTTAACTTCGGTACTACTGATTTTGGTAGCGGTAATGTTCAGCCAAAAGAGAAAATTCGTTCCGAACCTTTAGATACTCCCCCTGTTGAACCCACAGAGCAAGAAGAGGTAGTGGAAGAAGAAGTTGTTGAGGAAGTTGCTGAAGAGGTTCCAGAGCAAGAAGTTGCAGAAGTAGCCCCTGCGGAAAAGGTGTTGACTCAAGAAAATGAAGAATCGATCAAAATAAAGAAAGCGCAAGAAGCGAAGCGCAAAGCGGAAGAAGCAGAGCGAATTGCTAAAAAGAAAGCGCAGGATGCTGAGGAGAGAAAAAAGGCCGAAGCTGAGAGAATAGCTCGTGAGAAGAAACAGGCGCAAGAAAAGGCACGCAAAGAGCAGGAGGCCAAAAAGAAAAAGCTTGATGAGCTCATAGGCGGAATCAGTAAATCTGATGGCAACGCTTCCGGTAGCGAAGGTGATGATAACCGTGCAGGTGATAAAGGTCAGCCTGATGGTGATCCCTATGCCACTAGTTATTATGGGAGTCCAGGTTCTGGAAGTGGCACAGGTGGCTACGGACTGAACGGACGTTCTTTGGTGAGTAAAGGGCAGGTAAAGCAAGATTGTAATGAAGAAGGTAGGGTAGTCGTCAAAATTATAGTCGATCGAAATGGCAATGTGGTTTCGGCAACCCCAGGCGTAAAGGGTACTACCAGTAATAGCCCTTGTTTACTTGACCCTGCAAAGAAAACTGCCTTTAAGCATAAGTGGAATTTAGATTCCAATGCACCTAGCCAGCAAGTAGGTTTTGTCGTGGTAAACTTCAAATTGGGAGAGTGA
- a CDS encoding outer membrane transport energization protein ExbD, producing the protein MKLKGRNKVSPDFSMSSMTDIVFLLLIFFMLTANSPNALDLLLPKAKGKSTNTQNVSVSIDKNLQYFVNNERINGEYIEIELKKALEGQDKPTIILRAEENVAIKEAVNVMDIANRNNYKVILAVRPN; encoded by the coding sequence ATGAAATTAAAAGGTAGAAACAAGGTCAGTCCTGATTTTAGTATGTCGTCAATGACAGATATCGTATTTCTCTTATTGATATTCTTCATGCTGACGGCGAACTCACCGAATGCACTTGATCTGTTATTGCCTAAAGCAAAAGGTAAGTCGACGAACACACAAAATGTATCTGTTAGTATTGATAAAAATTTGCAATACTTTGTCAATAACGAACGGATAAACGGAGAATACATTGAAATTGAACTAAAAAAAGCACTTGAAGGACAAGATAAACCCACTATTATTTTAAGGGCGGAAGAAAACGTTGCCATAAAAGAGGCTGTAAACGTTATGGATATCGCCAACCGAAATAATTATAAGGTAATCTTGGCCGTGCGGCCCAATTAA
- a CDS encoding outer membrane transport energization protein ExbB has translation MLFQDMAQDPAIGDAVSEEKTLSVIDLIFNGGTGSVLIITVLFVLLFVALYIYFERLFAIKAASKIDKNFMNQIRDHVTNGKLDAAKLLCAQTDSPVARLTEKGVSRIGKPLDDINTAIENAGTLEVYKLEKNVSILATVAGAAPMIGFLGTVIGMILAFHEMASSGGQAEMGSLASGIYTAMTTTVAGLIVGIIAYIGYNHLVNRTDKVVHKMEANAVEFLDLLNEPL, from the coding sequence ATGTTATTTCAAGATATGGCACAGGATCCCGCAATCGGTGATGCTGTGTCAGAGGAGAAGACGCTTTCGGTAATAGATTTGATCTTTAACGGAGGAACGGGAAGTGTGCTTATCATCACGGTTCTGTTCGTGCTATTGTTTGTGGCCCTTTATATCTATTTTGAGCGATTGTTCGCAATTAAAGCGGCATCGAAAATAGATAAGAATTTCATGAACCAGATTAGAGACCATGTAACGAACGGTAAGTTAGATGCCGCAAAGCTGCTTTGCGCACAAACCGATTCGCCGGTCGCTCGATTGACCGAAAAGGGAGTTTCGAGAATCGGTAAACCTTTGGACGATATCAATACTGCTATTGAAAATGCGGGTACGTTAGAGGTTTATAAGTTAGAGAAGAACGTTAGTATTTTGGCCACGGTAGCAGGTGCGGCCCCTATGATTGGTTTCTTGGGTACGGTAATTGGTATGATTTTAGCATTTCATGAAATGGCTAGCAGTGGCGGTCAGGCCGAAATGGGTTCTTTGGCTTCCGGTATCTATACAGCAATGACAACCACAGTGGCCGGTCTTATCGTTGGTATTATAGCCTATATAGGCTATAACCATTTGGTGAATCGTACCGATAAGGTGGTACACAAGATGGAGGCCAATGCCGTGGAGTTCTTAGATTTATTGAACGAACCTCTATAA
- a CDS encoding sodium/proton antiporter (NhaD family): METIIIIVFVVGYLAITMEHNIKIDKLIPALAMMAILWAIIALSHMDVFEVNTALKELEPTHIDEILLHHLGKTAEILVFLLGAMTIVEIIDYFDGFATIKGYIKTKSKRKLLWLFAVLAFILSAIIDNLTATIVLVTILQKVIKERDTRLWFTGLVIIAANAGGAWSPIGDVTTTMLWIGNKVTAPLLVEHVLIPSIVCMVVPVFVASRFKAFSGNIVSDVDDMDEPKSKFGSTMLYLGLGAIVFVPFFKTITHLPPYVGMMLSLAVVATFAEIYSNSKFSISAVDGEGHDTTGHHSPVHASLSKIELPSILFFLGILLAVAALESLGMLFHFAESLESNLPMMGTESKGELVSDLVVLILGVGSAVIDNVPLVAASMGMFSVPVDDPVWHFIAYSAGTGGSMLIIGSAAGVVAMGMEKIDFFWYLKKIAWLAFIGFISGAVVFVLIRNFVLHG, encoded by the coding sequence ATGGAGACAATTATTATCATTGTATTTGTAGTGGGTTATCTGGCGATAACCATGGAGCATAACATAAAAATCGACAAGCTGATTCCGGCATTGGCCATGATGGCTATATTATGGGCAATAATTGCATTGTCACATATGGATGTTTTTGAGGTCAACACGGCACTCAAAGAACTCGAACCTACACATATAGATGAAATCTTATTACACCATTTAGGAAAGACCGCAGAGATATTGGTCTTTTTGCTGGGTGCGATGACTATTGTTGAAATCATCGATTATTTTGATGGTTTCGCTACCATTAAGGGGTACATTAAGACAAAGAGTAAAAGAAAGTTACTGTGGTTATTTGCGGTCTTAGCCTTTATTCTATCGGCCATCATCGATAACTTAACAGCTACAATTGTTTTGGTTACCATTTTACAAAAGGTAATTAAAGAACGTGATACAAGGTTGTGGTTTACAGGTCTTGTAATTATTGCGGCCAATGCTGGTGGTGCATGGTCTCCGATAGGTGATGTTACTACTACTATGTTGTGGATAGGAAATAAAGTGACCGCGCCCCTATTGGTAGAGCATGTGTTGATACCTTCTATCGTATGTATGGTAGTTCCTGTATTTGTGGCTAGTAGGTTTAAGGCTTTTAGCGGTAATATTGTTTCAGATGTTGATGATATGGACGAGCCAAAATCAAAATTTGGCTCAACTATGCTGTATTTGGGGTTAGGGGCAATTGTATTTGTGCCTTTCTTTAAGACGATTACGCATTTGCCTCCTTACGTCGGTATGATGTTGTCATTGGCAGTGGTCGCCACTTTTGCGGAAATATATAGTAATTCTAAGTTCAGTATTTCAGCTGTTGATGGAGAAGGACATGACACTACCGGTCACCATTCTCCTGTTCATGCTTCACTGTCTAAAATTGAATTGCCAAGTATCTTGTTTTTCTTAGGTATATTATTGGCCGTAGCGGCTTTAGAGTCTTTAGGTATGTTGTTTCATTTTGCAGAAAGTTTAGAGAGTAACTTGCCGATGATGGGTACGGAATCTAAAGGTGAACTGGTGTCTGATTTAGTGGTGCTTATTTTAGGTGTAGGTTCTGCCGTTATTGATAATGTACCATTGGTCGCGGCAAGTATGGGTATGTTTTCTGTACCGGTAGATGATCCTGTTTGGCACTTTATAGCATATTCTGCAGGTACTGGTGGTAGTATGTTGATTATCGGTTCTGCGGCAGGAGTTGTGGCCATGGGAATGGAAAAAATCGATTTTTTCTGGTACCTTAAAAAAATTGCATGGCTCGCATTCATCGGTTTTATTAGCGGTGCCGTCGTTTTTGTATTAATTAGAAATTTTGTACTACACGGATAA
- a CDS encoding glutamate dehydrogenase/leucine dehydrogenase: protein MKELLHTYENKAPEIVFNWKDSETDAEGWTVINSLRGGAAGGGTRMREGLDMNEVLSLAKTMEVKFTVSGPPIGGAKSGINFDPNDPRKKGVLERWYHAVSPLLKSYYGTGGDLNVDEIHEVIPITEDAGVWHPQEGVFNGHFKPTEADKINRIGQLRLGVIKPLEHSEYSPDTSRKFTVADMITGFGVAEAVRHYYDVYGGDVEGKRAVVQGFGNVGAAAAYYLAQMGAKVVGIIDRAGGIIKEEGFSFEEIKTLFLNKKGNTLVADADQLISFEEINERIWKLPTEIFAPCAASRLIQKEQISRMIESGLEIISCGANVPFADKEIFFGPIMEYADGKVSLIPDFISNCGMARVFAYFMEKRVAMDDEMIFNDTSLTIKKAILNIFSQNSSPKNISRKAFEIALKQLI from the coding sequence ATGAAAGAATTACTTCATACTTACGAGAATAAAGCTCCCGAAATTGTCTTCAACTGGAAAGACTCTGAAACGGATGCTGAAGGGTGGACGGTCATTAATTCTCTGCGCGGCGGAGCTGCAGGAGGAGGAACCCGAATGAGGGAAGGACTCGATATGAACGAGGTGCTTTCTTTGGCAAAAACCATGGAAGTTAAATTTACCGTCTCGGGCCCGCCAATCGGTGGGGCGAAATCTGGAATCAATTTTGACCCGAACGACCCGAGAAAAAAAGGAGTGCTAGAACGCTGGTATCACGCCGTGTCCCCTCTGTTAAAAAGTTATTATGGTACAGGGGGTGACCTGAACGTAGATGAAATTCACGAAGTTATTCCCATAACCGAAGATGCCGGGGTATGGCACCCTCAAGAAGGGGTTTTTAACGGGCACTTTAAGCCGACCGAAGCCGATAAGATTAATCGAATCGGTCAGTTGCGCCTTGGTGTAATTAAGCCACTTGAGCATTCAGAATATTCGCCCGATACTTCAAGAAAGTTTACGGTTGCCGATATGATAACCGGTTTTGGTGTAGCTGAAGCCGTTCGCCACTATTATGATGTTTATGGTGGTGATGTTGAAGGTAAACGAGCAGTCGTTCAGGGTTTCGGCAATGTCGGTGCCGCTGCAGCCTATTACTTGGCGCAAATGGGGGCTAAGGTTGTGGGTATAATCGATAGGGCTGGTGGTATTATAAAAGAAGAAGGTTTCAGTTTTGAAGAAATTAAGACCTTGTTTTTGAATAAAAAAGGAAACACCTTGGTGGCAGATGCCGATCAATTGATTTCATTTGAAGAGATTAATGAAAGAATATGGAAATTGCCTACCGAGATATTTGCGCCCTGCGCAGCTTCTCGTTTAATTCAAAAAGAGCAAATAAGTCGTATGATCGAATCCGGGCTAGAGATTATTTCATGCGGTGCCAATGTGCCGTTTGCCGATAAAGAAATTTTCTTTGGACCTATTATGGAGTATGCCGATGGCAAAGTCAGTTTAATCCCTGATTTTATTTCGAATTGTGGTATGGCCCGTGTATTTGCCTACTTCATGGAAAAAAGGGTAGCGATGGATGATGAGATGATTTTTAACGATACCAGCCTTACGATTAAGAAGGCAATTTTGAATATCTTTAGCCAAAATTCATCACCAAAAAATATAAGCCGAAAGGCCTTTGAGATTGCACTAAAACAACTAATATAA
- a CDS encoding alkylation response protein AidB-like acyl-CoA dehydrogenase, with amino-acid sequence MDFSLSEEHIMIQQAARDFAKNELLPGVIERDENQTFPHEQVKKLGELGFLGMMTDTKYNGSGMDTLSYVIAMEELSKVDASASVVVSVNNSLVCWGLEAFGNEEQKQKYLSRLASGEVIGAFCLSEPEAGSDATSQKTTAIDQGDHYILNGTKNWITNGGTADIYLVIAQTNREKGHKGINALIVEKGMDGFEIGPKENKLGIRGSDTHSLNFNDVKVPKENRIGEDGFGFKFAMKTLSGGRIGIAAQALGIAAGAYELALKYSKERKAFGTEIANHQAIAFKLADMHTQIEAARNLVYKSAWEKDNGKNYDLSSAMAKLYASKVAMETTVEAVQIHGGNGFVKDYHVERLMRDAKITQIYEGTSEIQKIVISRSILQK; translated from the coding sequence ATGGATTTTTCACTTTCCGAAGAGCACATAATGATTCAACAAGCCGCCCGTGATTTTGCGAAGAACGAGCTACTACCAGGAGTCATCGAAAGAGACGAAAACCAAACTTTTCCGCATGAGCAAGTCAAAAAACTGGGAGAACTCGGTTTTCTAGGCATGATGACCGACACCAAATATAATGGAAGCGGCATGGATACGCTTTCATATGTTATTGCCATGGAAGAACTTTCAAAAGTCGATGCTTCGGCTTCGGTAGTTGTTTCTGTAAACAACTCTTTGGTCTGTTGGGGCCTTGAAGCATTCGGCAACGAAGAACAAAAACAAAAATATTTGAGCCGACTCGCTTCTGGTGAGGTTATCGGCGCCTTTTGCCTATCTGAACCTGAAGCGGGAAGCGATGCCACATCCCAAAAAACCACCGCTATTGACCAGGGTGACCATTACATCTTAAACGGAACCAAAAACTGGATTACAAATGGTGGTACTGCAGATATATATTTAGTAATTGCCCAGACCAATAGAGAAAAGGGCCATAAAGGCATCAATGCCCTAATTGTCGAAAAAGGGATGGACGGATTCGAGATAGGACCCAAAGAAAACAAATTGGGTATTAGGGGAAGTGACACCCACTCCCTCAATTTTAATGATGTCAAAGTACCCAAAGAAAACCGTATCGGTGAAGACGGTTTTGGCTTCAAGTTTGCAATGAAAACTCTATCTGGAGGCAGAATAGGCATTGCGGCACAAGCTTTGGGAATAGCCGCCGGAGCTTATGAACTCGCTTTAAAATACTCAAAAGAGCGAAAAGCTTTTGGCACTGAAATTGCCAATCACCAAGCTATCGCCTTCAAATTAGCCGATATGCATACCCAAATAGAAGCGGCAAGAAACCTAGTTTACAAGTCGGCATGGGAAAAAGACAATGGAAAAAATTACGATCTTTCAAGTGCAATGGCCAAATTATACGCTTCTAAGGTCGCCATGGAGACTACAGTCGAAGCAGTTCAAATACACGGCGGAAATGGTTTTGTAAAAGACTACCATGTCGAAAGATTAATGCGAGATGCAAAAATAACGCAGATATACGAAGGCACTTCCGAGATTCAAAAAATCGTAATTTCCAGAAGTATTTTACAAAAATGA